From the genome of Desulfobaculum xiamenense, one region includes:
- the selB gene encoding selenocysteine-specific translation elongation factor, with amino-acid sequence MPVIMGTAGHIDHGKTTLVKALTGIDCDRLAEEKKRGITIELGFAHWDMPGGQRLGIIDMPGHERFVKNMVAGASGVDFVVLVIAADEGVMPQTREHLEICTLLGVTRGIVALTKADMVDEQWMELVREDVAGFLEGTFLEDAPLVAVSAHTGAGLEELRTVVADMAASFGERPRTDLFRLPIDRVFTMRGHGTVVTGTLVSGSVKVGDEVEISPRGLMSKVRGLQGHGESEDAASAGRRTAMNLAGLEVDDLERGMVVSRPGTLFPANEWDVELTYLASAGKELKHRKELHLHHGTREVMARIHLFDRDALRPGETALCRLRFDDPMAAVYGDRVVLRSFSPLRTIAGGRIINPIARKARRFTDETMERLALLASGSPEDLVRTQLALAGIEGASFARLMVLTAFDTRTLDKLLQQLMSRGDVFLVDREARLYVSGDVAGALCDGAEAAIAAYHKAEPMKQGIVRGELASSWGRALSERLFHFVVERLVKQGRAVAEAETLRLPQHKVSLAADQSRLRETVLAAYAAGGEAPPNVRDVLEPLGLVFKDAAAVFRLLVEQGELVKIKEDMYFHAPAIHGLRDRVVAFLREKGEMGAPEFKDLTGMSRKFAIPVMEYLDKEKVTMRVGDKRVLRGA; translated from the coding sequence ATGCCTGTCATCATGGGCACGGCTGGTCATATCGACCATGGAAAGACCACGCTGGTGAAAGCCTTGACCGGCATCGACTGCGACCGGCTGGCCGAGGAGAAGAAGCGCGGCATCACCATCGAACTCGGCTTTGCCCACTGGGACATGCCCGGCGGGCAGCGCCTCGGCATCATCGACATGCCCGGGCACGAGCGGTTCGTGAAGAATATGGTGGCCGGCGCGTCCGGCGTGGACTTCGTGGTGCTGGTCATCGCCGCCGACGAGGGCGTCATGCCGCAGACGCGCGAGCATCTGGAAATCTGCACGCTGCTTGGCGTCACGCGCGGCATCGTCGCGCTGACCAAGGCCGACATGGTCGACGAGCAGTGGATGGAACTGGTGCGCGAGGATGTGGCCGGGTTCCTTGAAGGGACTTTTCTCGAAGATGCGCCGCTCGTCGCCGTTTCCGCCCATACCGGCGCGGGGCTGGAGGAACTGCGCACCGTGGTGGCCGACATGGCCGCGAGCTTCGGCGAGCGACCGCGCACTGATCTCTTCCGCCTGCCCATCGACCGCGTGTTCACCATGCGCGGACATGGCACCGTGGTCACCGGCACCCTTGTTTCGGGGAGCGTGAAGGTCGGCGACGAGGTGGAGATCAGCCCCCGAGGTCTCATGAGCAAGGTGCGTGGTCTTCAGGGCCACGGCGAGAGCGAGGATGCCGCCTCGGCGGGGCGACGCACCGCCATGAACCTTGCGGGACTCGAAGTGGACGACCTGGAGCGCGGGATGGTTGTGAGCCGTCCGGGAACGCTCTTTCCGGCCAACGAATGGGACGTGGAGCTGACTTATCTCGCCTCGGCGGGCAAGGAACTCAAGCACCGCAAGGAACTGCACCTGCACCACGGCACGCGGGAGGTCATGGCCCGCATTCATCTTTTCGATCGCGACGCGCTGCGCCCCGGCGAGACGGCCCTGTGCCGCCTGCGCTTCGACGACCCCATGGCCGCCGTGTATGGCGACCGCGTGGTGCTGCGCTCCTTCTCGCCGCTTCGGACCATTGCGGGCGGGCGCATCATCAATCCCATCGCGCGCAAGGCCCGGCGCTTCACGGATGAGACCATGGAGCGCCTCGCGCTACTGGCGTCCGGGAGTCCCGAGGATCTCGTGCGGACGCAGCTTGCGCTGGCCGGGATCGAAGGCGCGAGCTTCGCGCGGCTCATGGTGCTGACGGCGTTCGACACGCGCACGCTGGACAAGCTGCTCCAGCAGCTTATGAGCCGAGGCGACGTGTTTCTGGTGGACCGCGAGGCGCGGCTGTATGTGTCCGGCGACGTGGCCGGTGCGCTGTGCGACGGAGCCGAGGCCGCCATTGCCGCCTACCACAAGGCCGAACCCATGAAGCAGGGCATCGTGCGCGGCGAGTTGGCCTCCTCGTGGGGCCGCGCGCTTTCGGAGCGGCTGTTCCACTTCGTGGTGGAGCGGCTGGTGAAGCAGGGCCGCGCCGTGGCCGAGGCCGAAACGCTTCGTCTGCCGCAGCACAAGGTGTCCCTTGCGGCGGATCAGTCCCGTCTGCGTGAGACAGTGCTTGCGGCCTATGCCGCCGGTGGCGAGGCTCCGCCCAACGTGCGCGACGTGCTGGAGCCGCTGGGGCTGGTCTTCAAGGACGCGGCTGCCGTGTTCCGACTGCTGGTGGAGCAGGGCGAGCTGGTCAAGATCAAGGAAGACATGTACTTCCACGCTCCGGCCATCCACGGCCTGCGCGACAGGGTGGTGGCCTTCCTGCGCGAGAAGGGCGAGATGGGCGCTCCCGAGTTCAAGGACCTGACGGGCATGTCGCGCAAGTTTGCCATTCCGGTCATGGAGTATCTGGACAAGGAGAAGGTGACCATGCGCGTGGGGGACAAGCGCGTTCTGCGCGGCGCGTAG
- a CDS encoding VOC family protein: protein MTPSFEGPAVFVSDLAASRRFYGDILGQSLLFAVGDAYAAYRGFSLWQASAARETIFGETPVKTTEAQGRKNFEMYFETEELDATWERLTAEAIEAVHPIREEPWGQRNFRVLDPDGHVVEFGEPMPFVARRFLAQGLSAQETAARTMLPIEMIQALDAPR from the coding sequence ATGACACCCAGCTTCGAGGGACCAGCCGTCTTCGTCAGTGACCTTGCGGCATCGCGCCGCTTCTACGGCGACATTCTCGGCCAGAGCCTGCTTTTCGCCGTGGGGGACGCCTACGCGGCATACAGGGGATTCTCGCTGTGGCAGGCATCCGCCGCGCGGGAGACGATCTTCGGCGAGACGCCTGTAAAAACGACCGAGGCGCAGGGACGCAAAAATTTCGAAATGTATTTCGAGACAGAAGAACTGGATGCGACGTGGGAGCGCCTCACCGCCGAGGCCATCGAGGCGGTGCACCCCATCCGCGAGGAACCGTGGGGACAGCGCAACTTCCGCGTGCTGGACCCGGACGGCCATGTCGTGGAGTTCGGCGAGCCGATGCCCTTCGTGGCGCGGCGCTTCCTCGCGCAGGGACTTTCGGCGCAGGAGACGGCAGCACGGACCATGCTGCCCATCGAGATGATTCAGGCGCTCGACGCTCCGCGCTGA
- a CDS encoding YkgJ family cysteine cluster protein, with amino-acid sequence MDGKARLFLTREEAVEAIRIDFEQYAPQLGLFASLYPLVADGAASVGQRDGVKGISITRTNGGRDFIPGDEAGQRIWDALCRAKLDLAELARVCGKVFWGPTEVGPECPGGERGIWLETGVERFRCRRCGTCCFTLDFRCECTQDDLARWKANGREDIMEWVGDVFVDGQWLRNRLWVRPGTHLPVEYCPWMVQRPDGGYSCGIQDVKPDVCRDYPGSVKHGALTGCNFFADEQRCYREMDKIREES; translated from the coding sequence ATGGACGGTAAGGCAAGACTGTTCCTGACTCGTGAGGAGGCCGTGGAGGCCATCCGTATCGATTTCGAACAGTATGCCCCCCAGCTTGGTTTGTTTGCCTCGCTGTATCCCTTGGTCGCGGACGGTGCCGCGAGCGTGGGACAAAGAGACGGCGTCAAGGGAATCAGCATCACCCGCACCAACGGAGGCCGGGATTTCATCCCCGGCGACGAGGCAGGGCAACGCATCTGGGATGCGCTGTGCCGCGCGAAGCTCGACCTTGCCGAGCTTGCGCGGGTGTGTGGAAAGGTGTTCTGGGGACCGACGGAGGTTGGGCCAGAGTGCCCGGGAGGCGAGCGGGGTATCTGGCTTGAGACCGGGGTGGAACGCTTCCGGTGTCGCCGGTGCGGAACCTGCTGCTTCACCCTCGATTTTCGCTGCGAATGCACGCAGGATGACCTCGCCCGCTGGAAGGCCAACGGGCGCGAGGACATCATGGAGTGGGTGGGCGACGTGTTCGTTGACGGCCAGTGGTTGCGCAACCGTTTGTGGGTGCGCCCCGGCACGCATCTGCCCGTCGAATACTGCCCGTGGATGGTTCAGCGTCCGGACGGCGGGTATTCCTGCGGTATTCAGGACGTGAAGCCTGACGTCTGCCGCGACTATCCGGGCAGCGTGAAGCACGGCGCGCTCACCGGCTGCAACTTCTTCGCGGACGAGCAGCGCTGCTACCGCGAAATGGACAAGATTCGCGAGGAGTCCTGA